In the genome of Streptomyces violaceoruber, the window AGCCGGGCACCCTGGTCCGCGAGGTGATGGACGACGCGGCCCGGGACCGGCTGGTCGACAACGTGGTGGACCACCTCCTCAACGAGGTGACCGAACCCGTGCTCCAGCGGGCCTTCGCGTACTGGTCGAACATCGACAGGACCATCGGCGACCGCATCGCCAAGGGGGTGCGGGCGAAGGCGGGCGAGAAGGACTTCAAGGCCGCCGAGCAGCGCAATCCGGCCCGGCAGGCCATGCAGGACAAGGCCTGAGTCCTCCCGCTGTTCTCCGCTCCGACGGGGCGTGCGCCGACCGGCGCACGCCCCGTCGCGCATGACCGGCGAGTTCTCCGTCGCAGGCGGTTCCGCCGAGGTCGCGGCACCGGCTCGTCGGAGTGCGGGCTGCTAGCATCCGGGCGTGCGTTGATCTGCGGTGCGGTGGCCCCGGCCGCCGCGGACGGAGTGACCGCCCTCTCGTCGACCGGACTTCGAGGGCGGCTCGGCATGTCTCCCGTCAAGCAGTCCGGAGGTCCGCACGTGTCCGCACCGCATCCGATGACCTATGAGGCGTTCCTCGCGCACGCCACCGCCGACCCCGACGTCGTCGGTCTGGTCCTCAAGGGTTCCCACGCCCACGACGGCATGCCCACCCGGCACTCCGACCACGACGTGTACGTCGTGGTCACCGACGGGGCGCGCACCGGCCTGACCGGACTCGACGGTTTCCGCTCCGCCCGGCTGGACCTGGTGGTCGTGACGGTGACGGAGTTCGACCGGCTCGGCGGCTGGGAGCGCTACGCGATCGCGCGGGCCCGGGTCCTGCTCGACCGGCTCGGCGGGCGCGTCGCGAGGATGGTGGCCGCCAAGGGACGGCTCGGCGTCGCGGAGGCCTCGCGGGTCGCGGCCGCCCGGCTGGACGCCTACGCCAACTCGCACTACCGGTCGCTCAAGAACGCCCGGGACGGGCATCCGCTCGCCGCGCGGCTCGACGCGGCGGACAGTATCGGCTTCCTGCTGGAGCTGCTGTTCGCCCTCGACCGCCGTCCGCGCCCCTACAACAAGTACCTGGAGTGGGAACTGGACCGGTTCCCGCTGACGGGGTGGGACGGGCGCGAACTTCTGGCCACGCTCGGACGGATCACCGGGGCCGGTGGCACGGACGTGCAGCGAGAGCTGTTCGGCAGGGTCGAGGCCGCGGCGCGCGAGGCGGGACACGCGGCGACACTGGACTCCTGGGGCGACGACCTCGCGCTGATGCGTCCCGCGGCACCGCGGCGCGACCTCTGACGGTCGACCATGACAGTCGCTGACATCGCGTGTTACCTTCGATGACAGCGGCTGTCATCGAAGGACTCGGTGCCGCGCTCGTCGCCCGTACCCGCGCTCGGTCCCGGGCGGGCAGCCGCCGCATACCGACATACCTGGAGGAATCTCATGCGTGTTTTCGTCACCGGCGCCTCCGGCTGGATCGGCTCAGCCGTCGTTCCCGAGCTGATCGGGGCCGGACATCAGGTCGTGGGGCTCGCCCGTTCGGACGCCTCGGCCGAGGCGCTCACCGCGGCCGGGGCCGGCGTGGTCCGGGGCACCCTGGACGACCTCGACGTCCTGCGGCGGGCCGCCGCCGACTCGGACGGGGTCGTCCACCTGGCCTTCAAGCACGACATCGCGTTCTCCGGCGACTTCAAGGGCGCCGGCGAGGCCGACCGGCGGGCCGTCGAGGTGATCGGCGAGGCGCTCGCCGGGTCCGACCGGCCGTTCACGATCGCGTCCGGAACGCCCGCGATTCCGGGGCACGTGGCCACCGAACACGACGGCCACGACGCGGACCGGGCCGCGGCCGCCCGGGGCGACGCCCAGCACATCCGGGCCGTCACCGCCGAACTGACCGTCTCCCTGTCCGCCCGCGGTGTCCGCTCCTCCGTGGTACGGCTGGCGCCGACCAATCACGGCGAGGGGGACAACGGGTTCGTACCGGCCCTCATCGGGATCGCCCGCGGCAAGGGCGTCTCCGGGTACATCGGCGACGGCACCAACCGCTGGTCGGCCGCGCACCGTCTCGACTCCGCGCGCCTGTTCCGCCTCGCGCTGGAGAAGGCCCCCGCGGGCTCGACGCTGCACGCCGTCGCGGAGGAGGGCCTGCCGGTGCGGGACCTCGCCGAGGTGGTCGGCCGGCAGCTGGGCCTGCCGGTGGTGTCGGTCCCGGCCGCGGAGGCGGAGGCCCACTTCGGCTGGCTGGCGGGCCCCCTCGCCGCCAACCGCGCGGCTTCCAGCGTCCTGACCCGCGAGCTGCTGGGGTGGGAGCCGGTCCAGCCCGGGCTCGTCGAGGACCTGGAGCAGGGCCACTACTTCAAGTAGCCCGGTCGCCTCCCGCGGCCTCGGTCGCCTCCCGCGGCCCCGGTCGCCGCGAGGGGCCCCGGTCCGGGCCTCAGACCAGCTCGGGCTGCGGTTCCGCGGGGCGCGGCGGTTCCGGCTGCCGCGCCGGCAGGGTCTTCGCCTCCCACCGCCGGGTGGTGCGCAGGTACCCGAGGACCACGGAGGCCGCCGCGAGGAGAAGCAGCGGCCCGGCGGCCCAGGGGTACCGGGCCATCTCCACCGGCAGGTGCCGGTAGGCCACCAGCAGCACCGCGAACACCGTGGTGCCGTACGCGACCAGCCGGACGGCCGCACCGTCCCAGCCCCGCGCGGACGCCCGCATCGCGGCCTCGACCGTGAGCGCGAAGACCACGCCGGCGACGAGGTCGGCGCCGTAGTGGTAGCCGAAGCCCAGGGTCGCGGTGAGGGTGGCGACCAGCCAGAACGTGCCCGCGAACCGCATGCCCCGGGAGCCCTTGCGGGAGTGGATGAACAGCGTCGTGGCCCACGCCGTGTGCAGGCTGGGCATGCAGTTGCGCGGGGTGATGTCGTCGAACGGGATCGCGTGCGGTGCGCCGGCCGGCGGCAGCGTGTGAGGCCACAGGTTGGCCACCGCCCACTGACCGCCGTCGGCGCCGTAGGCGAAGACCGGTCCGACGACCGGGAAGACCATGTAGACGGCGGGCCCGAGCAGCCCGATGACGAGGAAGGTCCGCACGAGGTGGTGGCTCGGGAACCGGCGCTCGACCGCCACGTGGCGCAGTTGGTACAGCCCGACGAGGGCGGCGGCCAGGGGCAGCTGGCCGTAGACGAGGTGGAGCACGTGGCCGCCGACCGGTCCGGTGGCGTCGACGAACCGGCCGACCAGCCACGAGGGATTGCCGAGCGCCTGGTCGGCGGTGGCCACGTACGGGTCGAGCACCGCCTTGCGGGTCTCCGAGGTGATGAGCAGCCAGGTGTCGCCCGTCTTGTGCCCGGCCACAAGGAGCAGGCCCAGCCCGGCGCCTTTGAGCAGCAGGGCCCGTTCGCTGCCCGTGCGACGCGTCACAGCGACGACCGCGCAGCCGAGGACCACCCACAGCGCGCCGTTGCCGAAGTTCGGGTCAGCGCCGACCGCCCAGCGCATCAGCAGGAAGACGACGTCGATGCCGATCGCCGCGCCGGCCGCGACGAGGCGCTGGCGCCAGGTGAGCACCACCATCGTCAGGGCGAGACCGGCGTACAGCAGGGGCCCGGAGCGCGGGGAGAAGACCACCTCCCGCGCCTGGTTGGTGATCGGGCCCCGCACGCCGTAGTGGCGCGCGACGATCTCCAGCGCGATGAGGAAACCGAGGGTCACCACACCGGCCGCGGTCCACAGCACGGCCCGCGGCCGGCGCCACGCGGCGAACAGGGTGCCGAGGTCTCTTCGCGAGAGTATTCGTGTCGGTGTGGTCTTCACTTGTTGGCCCGTTTGCTAGGGGTCGGACAAATCGGTAGCTCGTACGGATCGTCACGAGCTCGAACATGCTAACGGCACCGCCTCGCCGACCCCCGGGCCCACCGTCAGACCGTGTGCTGGTACGCCGGGTAGGTCAGGTAGCCCGCGTCACCGCCCTGGTAGTACGTGGACTCGTCGACCGGCGCCACCGGCAGGCCCGTGCGCAGCCGCTCGACCAGGTCCGGGTTGGCGATGAAGCCGCGGCCGAAGCTGATGAGGTCCGCCCCGAGCCCGAGCCAGTGGTCGGCGTCCTCGCGGCCGGTCTGCTTGGGTCCCATCGGCAGCACCGGGTTCATGACGAGCGTGCCCGGCCACACGCGGCGCAGGGCGACCAGCAGCTCCTCGTCGGCGGTGGCCTCGATGTGCACGTAGGCGATGCCGAGGCGGGACAGCTCGGTCAGCAGCTCGGTGTAGAGGTCGAGCACGTCGGTCTCCTCGACGCCCCAGAAGGTGCCCGCCG includes:
- a CDS encoding SDR family oxidoreductase, with translation MRVFVTGASGWIGSAVVPELIGAGHQVVGLARSDASAEALTAAGAGVVRGTLDDLDVLRRAAADSDGVVHLAFKHDIAFSGDFKGAGEADRRAVEVIGEALAGSDRPFTIASGTPAIPGHVATEHDGHDADRAAAARGDAQHIRAVTAELTVSLSARGVRSSVVRLAPTNHGEGDNGFVPALIGIARGKGVSGYIGDGTNRWSAAHRLDSARLFRLALEKAPAGSTLHAVAEEGLPVRDLAEVVGRQLGLPVVSVPAAEAEAHFGWLAGPLAANRAASSVLTRELLGWEPVQPGLVEDLEQGHYFK
- a CDS encoding phosphatase PAP2 family protein yields the protein MKTTPTRILSRRDLGTLFAAWRRPRAVLWTAAGVVTLGFLIALEIVARHYGVRGPITNQAREVVFSPRSGPLLYAGLALTMVVLTWRQRLVAAGAAIGIDVVFLLMRWAVGADPNFGNGALWVVLGCAVVAVTRRTGSERALLLKGAGLGLLLVAGHKTGDTWLLITSETRKAVLDPYVATADQALGNPSWLVGRFVDATGPVGGHVLHLVYGQLPLAAALVGLYQLRHVAVERRFPSHHLVRTFLVIGLLGPAVYMVFPVVGPVFAYGADGGQWAVANLWPHTLPPAGAPHAIPFDDITPRNCMPSLHTAWATTLFIHSRKGSRGMRFAGTFWLVATLTATLGFGYHYGADLVAGVVFALTVEAAMRASARGWDGAAVRLVAYGTTVFAVLLVAYRHLPVEMARYPWAAGPLLLLAAASVVLGYLRTTRRWEAKTLPARQPEPPRPAEPQPELV